The following proteins come from a genomic window of bacterium:
- the aroA gene encoding 3-phosphoshikimate 1-carboxyvinyltransferase, which translates to MPLVVAPGGALRGAVRVPGDKSISHRAVLLGAIARGRTRVDGFLRAEDCLATLRCVRALGVDVEDDGERLVVHGGALREPATALDVGNSGTTIRLLTGILAGQPFPSTLTGDASIRRRPMDRIAEPLRRMGARISGRDGGRLAPLTVEGGGLRAIAYTTPVASAQVKSAILLAALFADGETAVTEPSLSRDHTERMLSGFGVAVARDGLTVRLRGPAQPAAAPVTVPGDISSAAFFLTAAAIVPGSAVTVRGVGLNPTRTGLLDVLRAMGAAVEIANRRDEAGEPAGDVTVRAAALHGTAIGGALIPRLIDELPVLAVAASVADGETVIRDAAELRVKESDRIAALTRELGGIGARIEAQPDGLAIRGVPKLRGGRAASGGDHRVAMALAVAGLRAEAPVTVDDTDCIRTSFPGFEETLRALTGA; encoded by the coding sequence ATGCCTCTCGTCGTCGCGCCGGGCGGCGCGCTGCGCGGCGCCGTGCGCGTGCCCGGCGACAAATCGATCTCGCACCGCGCCGTGCTGCTCGGCGCGATCGCGCGGGGCCGGACGCGCGTGGACGGCTTCCTCCGCGCGGAGGACTGCCTCGCGACCCTGCGGTGCGTGCGTGCGCTCGGCGTCGATGTCGAGGACGACGGCGAGCGCCTCGTGGTACACGGCGGGGCGCTCCGCGAGCCCGCGACCGCCCTCGACGTCGGCAACTCCGGCACGACGATCCGCCTGCTCACCGGCATCCTCGCCGGCCAGCCGTTCCCCAGTACGCTCACCGGCGACGCGAGCATCCGGCGCCGCCCGATGGACCGCATCGCCGAACCGCTCCGGCGCATGGGCGCGCGCATTTCCGGCCGCGACGGCGGCCGCCTCGCGCCGCTCACCGTGGAAGGCGGCGGTCTGCGGGCCATCGCGTACACGACGCCGGTCGCGAGCGCGCAGGTCAAATCGGCGATCCTCCTCGCCGCGCTCTTCGCTGACGGCGAGACCGCGGTGACGGAGCCGTCGCTCAGCCGCGACCACACGGAACGTATGCTGAGCGGCTTCGGGGTGGCGGTGGCGCGCGACGGGCTCACGGTGCGGCTCAGGGGTCCCGCCCAACCGGCGGCGGCGCCGGTCACCGTGCCGGGAGACATTTCCTCCGCGGCGTTCTTTCTCACCGCGGCCGCGATCGTGCCGGGCTCCGCGGTGACCGTCCGCGGCGTCGGCCTCAACCCGACGCGCACCGGCCTGCTCGACGTGCTGCGGGCGATGGGGGCCGCGGTCGAGATCGCCAACCGGCGCGACGAGGCGGGCGAACCGGCCGGCGACGTGACGGTCCGCGCCGCCGCGCTGCACGGGACGGCGATCGGCGGCGCGCTGATCCCGCGGCTCATCGACGAGCTGCCGGTGCTGGCCGTCGCCGCGAGCGTGGCGGACGGCGAGACGGTGATCCGTGACGCCGCTGAGCTGCGCGTGAAGGAGTCCGATCGAATCGCGGCGCTGACGCGCGAGCTCGGCGGGATCGGCGCGCGGATCGAGGCGCAGCCGGACGGGCTTGCCATCCGCGGGGTACCGAAGCTGCGCGGCGGCCGCGCGGCGAGCGGCGGAGACCACCGGGTCGCGATGGCGCTGGCGGTCGCGGGCCTCCGGGCGGAGGCGCCCGTGACCGTGGACGACACCGATTGCATCCGCACGTCGTTTCCGGGTTTCGAAGAGACGCTCCGTGCGCTCACCGGCGCCTGA
- the aroQ gene encoding type II 3-dehydroquinate dehydratase has product MARVLVLHGPNLNLLGRREPHLYGSATLEDVERELRALARELGVEIETAQSNHEGTLIDRLQTAPARYAAVVFNPGGLTNTSIALRDTILAIGIPVVEVHVTNIHAREHFRHHSMIAGAAAGQVAGFGVQSYLLGLRAAAALAAAAAKQAAQASGDGAGGRDGARAKPMASRASKPAAARLSRNGARRRARRERPARGGEIMRFRGIRGAITADANTEAAILEATAIMLKAMASQNQVDADDIAGVVFTVTPDLNAVFPAEAARRNLGWHQVPLMCTQEIPVPGALPRCVRALMFVNTTKTADEVRHVYLRGAERLRPDLTAADAKAGVTKPGA; this is encoded by the coding sequence ATGGCTAGAGTGCTCGTTCTGCACGGTCCGAACTTGAATCTGCTCGGCCGCCGCGAGCCTCACCTCTACGGGTCGGCGACGCTCGAGGACGTCGAGCGCGAGCTGCGGGCGCTGGCGCGGGAGCTCGGGGTGGAGATCGAGACCGCCCAGAGCAACCACGAAGGCACGCTGATCGACCGGCTGCAGACCGCCCCGGCGCGGTACGCGGCGGTCGTGTTTAACCCCGGCGGGCTGACGAACACCAGCATCGCCCTGCGGGACACGATCCTGGCGATCGGCATTCCGGTCGTCGAGGTGCATGTGACCAACATTCACGCGCGCGAGCACTTCCGCCACCATTCGATGATCGCCGGCGCGGCGGCGGGACAGGTCGCGGGGTTCGGCGTGCAGAGCTATCTCCTCGGGCTTCGCGCCGCGGCCGCGCTGGCGGCCGCGGCGGCGAAGCAGGCGGCCCAGGCGTCGGGCGACGGTGCCGGCGGGCGCGACGGCGCCCGCGCCAAGCCGATGGCGTCGCGGGCATCGAAGCCCGCCGCGGCCCGGCTCTCGCGCAACGGCGCGCGGCGGCGGGCGCGCCGGGAGCGGCCCGCCCGCGGAGGAGAGATCATGCGGTTTCGCGGCATCCGCGGAGCGATTACGGCCGACGCGAACACCGAGGCGGCGATTCTCGAAGCGACGGCCATCATGTTGAAGGCGATGGCCTCGCAGAACCAAGTCGACGCCGACGACATCGCCGGCGTCGTCTTTACCGTGACTCCGGATCTCAACGCGGTATTTCCGGCCGAGGCCGCGCGGCGGAATCTCGGGTGGCACCAGGTGCCGCTCATGTGCACGCAGGAGATTCCGGTCCCGGGCGCGCTGCCCCGGTGCGTGCGCGCGCTGATGTTCGTGAACACCACGAAGACCGCGGACGAGGTCCGCCACGTCTACCTCCGCGGCGCGGAGCGGCTTCGTCCGGACCTCACGGCGGCCGATGCGAAGGCCGGCGTAACCAAGCCCGGCGCCTGA
- the aroB gene encoding 3-dehydroquinate synthase produces the protein MSTVPADTGKGSGERVPARPAAAAHGRHSVANGRSHTNTDTDAVINIVLIGFMGTGKSAVGRRLAERLGRRFLDTDALIEARAGRTIARIFAEDGEPVFRGLEAAAVAEAGASRGAVIATGGGVPMRPDNMRHLRRHGVIVALTASPRTILARVGGGADRPMLGGDPESTVRRLLAERDAAYRDADLVVDTSDVSAEEAADRVLEFVRARASGPAPSGGSAHRRVRVDLGERGYDIHIGAALLRRVPELLRDAGVTGRLALLTHPRLDERYGRPLADALRAAGREVVVVTVPPSESSKSLRAAAKVYDALIDARLDRGSAVLALGGGVAGDLGGFVAATFLRGIRWVALPTTLLAQVDASIGGKTAVDHPRGKNLIGAVHQPSLVVADVETLGSLPRRQLRSGMAEVVKTGVIGAADLFEFLDGNLRAVMARRPAALVHTIERCAAYKARVVAADERESGERMVLNYGHTIGHGIEAAAGYRGLTHGEAIAVGMTLEARLAVRLGVCEPAVLEKQTALLEGAGLPVTLAALGAARPRSAAAIAQAMTLDKKAREGRLRFVLPASIGRTVVRDDVPPALLEEVLADG, from the coding sequence GTGAGCACGGTGCCGGCCGATACCGGTAAAGGGAGCGGTGAGCGCGTGCCGGCGCGGCCCGCCGCGGCGGCACACGGGCGGCACAGCGTAGCGAACGGTCGTTCGCATACGAACACAGATACGGATGCGGTCATCAACATCGTCCTTATCGGGTTCATGGGCACCGGCAAGTCCGCGGTCGGGCGCCGCCTCGCGGAGCGCCTGGGCCGGCGCTTCCTCGACACCGACGCCCTCATCGAGGCGCGGGCGGGCCGCACGATTGCCCGCATCTTCGCCGAGGACGGCGAGCCCGTGTTTCGCGGTCTCGAGGCCGCCGCGGTCGCGGAGGCGGGCGCGTCCCGAGGCGCCGTCATCGCGACCGGCGGCGGCGTGCCGATGCGCCCCGACAACATGCGGCACCTGCGCCGTCACGGAGTGATCGTGGCGCTCACCGCGTCGCCGCGCACGATCCTGGCGCGCGTCGGCGGCGGCGCGGACCGTCCGATGCTCGGCGGCGATCCCGAATCCACCGTCCGCCGGTTGCTCGCCGAGCGGGACGCGGCGTACCGCGACGCCGACCTGGTCGTGGACACATCCGACGTGTCGGCCGAAGAAGCCGCCGATCGTGTGCTCGAATTCGTTCGCGCGCGCGCGTCCGGCCCCGCGCCGTCCGGCGGGTCGGCACACCGGCGGGTTCGCGTCGATCTCGGCGAGCGCGGGTACGACATCCACATCGGTGCGGCGCTCCTCCGCCGGGTGCCGGAGCTGCTCCGGGATGCCGGCGTCACCGGGCGCCTCGCCCTGCTCACGCATCCGCGTCTGGACGAGCGGTACGGCCGTCCGCTGGCGGACGCGCTGCGGGCCGCCGGGCGCGAGGTCGTGGTCGTGACCGTGCCGCCGTCGGAGTCGAGCAAGAGTCTGCGCGCGGCCGCGAAGGTCTACGACGCGCTTATCGACGCCCGGCTCGACCGGGGCTCCGCCGTCCTCGCGCTCGGCGGCGGCGTGGCGGGCGACCTGGGCGGGTTCGTGGCGGCGACGTTCCTCCGCGGCATCCGGTGGGTCGCGCTCCCGACGACGCTGCTGGCCCAGGTGGACGCTTCGATCGGGGGCAAGACCGCGGTCGACCACCCGCGCGGCAAGAACCTAATCGGCGCCGTGCACCAGCCCTCGCTCGTCGTCGCGGACGTGGAGACGCTCGGCTCGCTGCCTCGGCGTCAGCTGCGGTCCGGCATGGCGGAGGTCGTCAAGACCGGCGTGATCGGCGCGGCGGACTTGTTCGAATTCCTGGACGGGAACCTGCGCGCCGTGATGGCTCGGCGCCCGGCGGCGCTCGTCCACACGATCGAACGCTGCGCGGCGTACAAGGCGCGTGTGGTCGCCGCCGACGAGCGCGAGTCCGGCGAGCGGATGGTGCTCAACTACGGGCACACGATCGGGCACGGCATCGAAGCCGCCGCGGGCTACCGGGGCCTCACGCACGGCGAGGCGATCGCGGTCGGCATGACGCTCGAGGCGCGCCTGGCGGTGCGGCTCGGCGTCTGTGAACCCGCGGTCTTGGAAAAGCAGACGGCGCTGCTCGAGGGCGCCGGGCTGCCGGTCACTCTGGCCGCGCTTGGCGCGGCCCGGCCGCGCAGCGCGGCCGCGATCGCACAGGCGATGACGCTCGACAAGAAGGCGCGGGAGGGCCGGCTGCGGTTCGTTCTCCCCGCGTCGATCGGCCGGACGGTCGTCCGCGACGACGTGCCGCCGGCACTGCTCGAGGAGGTGCTCGCCGATGGCTAG
- the aroC gene encoding chorismate synthase translates to MLRFLTSGESHGRGLLVVVEGMPAGVPVSEDGINEQLARRQRGYGRGGRMQIEQDRAEIYTGVMGGTTIGAPIGLAIGNKDWRKDEPPLTRPRPGHADLAGALKYHFDDVRRVLERSSARETVSRVAAGALARTLLAQFGVMLFSHVVELGGIAAAQRPARIEEIPAVAEASPLRCADPDAEQRMIAAIDEAKARGDTLGGVFEVVALGVPVGLGTYVHWDRRLDGRLAQAMMSINAMKGVEIGRGFEEARLPGSSAHDEILYEGGRGFYRRTNQSGGTEGGMTTGEPLVVRVAMKPLSTLRSPLASVDIVTKERVEAAVVRSDVTAVPAAGVIGEAMAALVLADAMLEKFGGDSLDQMRVAYDAHREWVLRGPGGRA, encoded by the coding sequence ATGCTCCGGTTTCTGACCTCGGGCGAATCACACGGCCGCGGCCTTCTCGTCGTCGTGGAGGGGATGCCGGCCGGCGTTCCGGTGTCGGAGGACGGGATCAACGAGCAGCTGGCGCGACGCCAGCGCGGCTACGGCCGCGGCGGCCGCATGCAGATCGAACAGGACCGCGCCGAGATCTACACCGGCGTGATGGGCGGCACCACCATCGGGGCCCCCATCGGGCTCGCGATCGGCAACAAGGACTGGCGGAAGGACGAACCGCCGCTCACGCGGCCCCGGCCCGGGCACGCCGACCTGGCGGGCGCGCTGAAGTACCATTTCGACGACGTGCGGCGCGTGCTCGAACGCTCGAGCGCGCGCGAGACCGTATCGCGCGTCGCGGCGGGTGCCTTGGCGCGGACGCTGCTCGCCCAGTTTGGCGTGATGCTGTTCAGCCACGTCGTAGAGCTCGGAGGGATCGCCGCGGCGCAGCGGCCGGCGCGGATCGAAGAGATTCCCGCCGTTGCCGAGGCCTCGCCGCTGCGCTGCGCCGATCCCGATGCGGAGCAGCGGATGATCGCCGCCATCGACGAGGCGAAGGCGCGCGGCGACACGCTCGGCGGCGTTTTCGAAGTCGTCGCGCTCGGCGTGCCGGTCGGGCTCGGGACGTACGTGCACTGGGATCGCCGGCTCGACGGGCGGCTCGCCCAGGCGATGATGTCGATCAACGCGATGAAGGGCGTCGAGATCGGCCGGGGCTTCGAGGAAGCGCGTCTGCCCGGGTCGTCTGCGCACGATGAGATCCTCTACGAGGGCGGCCGCGGTTTCTACCGGCGCACCAATCAGTCCGGCGGCACGGAAGGCGGCATGACGACCGGCGAACCGCTTGTCGTGCGCGTGGCGATGAAGCCGTTGAGCACGCTGCGCAGCCCGCTTGCGTCGGTGGATATCGTGACAAAGGAGCGTGTCGAGGCGGCGGTTGTTCGCAGCGATGTGACGGCGGTTCCGGCGGCCGGTGTGATCGGTGAGGCGATGGCCGCGCTTGTGCTGGCCGACGCGATGCTCGAGAAGTTCGGCGGCGATAGTTTGGATCAGATGCGTGTCGCCTATGACGCGCATCGGGAGTGGGTTTTGCGCGGCCCGGGAGGGCGCGCGTGA